The proteins below come from a single Cannabis sativa cultivar Pink pepper isolate KNU-18-1 chromosome 3, ASM2916894v1, whole genome shotgun sequence genomic window:
- the LOC115709324 gene encoding pyruvate kinase 1, cytosolic gives MHSSHLLLEEPIRMASILEPSKATFFPAMTKIVGTLGPKSRSVEVISGCLKAGMSVARFDFSWGDPEYHQETLENLKASVKLTKKLCAVMLDTVGAELQVVNKSEKAISLEADALVVLTPDQDQEASSAVLPINFDGLSKSVKKGDTIFLGQYLFTGSETTSVWLEVEEVKGCDVVCIVKNSATLAGALFTLHASQVHIDMPTLSVKDKEVISTWGLKNKIDFLSLSYTRHAEDVRQAREFLSKLGDLHQTQIFAKIENIEGLTHFDEILQEADGIILSRGNLGIDLPPEKVFLFQKAALYKCNMAGKPAVVTRVVDSMTDNLRPTRAEATDVANAVLDGSDAILLGAETLRGLYPVETISTVGKICAEAEKVFNQDLYFKRTTKYVGEPMTHLESIASSAVRAAIKVKASVIICFTSSGRAARLIAKYRPTMPVLSVVVPRLKTNQLKWSFSGAFEARQSLIVRGLFPMLADPSHPAESTSATNESVLKVALAHGKTAGVIKSHDRVVVCQKVGDASVVKIIELED, from the exons ATGCATTCTAGTCACTTGCTTCTCGAGGAGCCTATTAGGATGGCTTCGATCCTCGAACCATCTAAagct ACCTTTTTCCCTGCAATGACGAAAATTGTGGGTACACTCGGTCCTAAATCTCGATCGGTTGAAGTTATTTCTGGCTGCCTTAAAGCTGGAATGTCTG TTGCTCGATTTGATTTCTCGTGGGGCGACCCTGAATACCACCAAGAGACTCTGGAGAACTTAAAGGCTTCTGTCAAGCTTACCAAGAAGCTCTGCGCT GTTATGTTGGATACTGTGGGGGCTGAGTTGCAGGTGGTGAACAAAAGCGAAAAAGCCATCTCTCTTGAGGCAGATGCTTTGGTTGTTCTGACACCTGATCAGGACCAAGAAGCCTCCTCAGCGGTGTTGCCCATCAATTTTGATGGACTTTCAAAG TCAGTGAAGAAAGGAGATACAATTTTTCTAGGTCAGTATCTTTTCACTGGAAGTGAAACTACGTCTGTATGGTTGGAG GTTGAAGAGGTGAAGGGGTGTGATGTTGTTTGTATAGTAAAGAACTCTGCAACTTTGGCTGGTGCATTGTTTACCTTGCATGCTTCTCAAGTTCACATAGATATGCCTACCCTCTCTGTTAAAGATAAGGAG GTCATAAGTACTTGGGGACTAAAAAACAAGATTGACTTCCTCTCTTTGTCATATACCCGTCATGCAGAAGACGTTCGCCAA GCCCGGGAATTCCTTTCTAAGTTGGGTGACCTCCACCAGACTCAAATTTTTGCTAAAATTGAAAACATTGAG GGGTTAACCCACTTTGATGAGATTCTACAAGAGGCTGATGGAATTATCCTTTCTCGTGGAAATTTGGGAATTGATCTTCCACCAGAGAAG GTCTTTTTGTTTCAAAAGGCTGCCCTTTACAAGTGTAATATGGCTGGAAAGCCTGCAGTGGTTACACGTGTTGTTGACAGTATGACCGACAATTTGAGACCTACTCGTGCAGAAGCAACTGATGTTGCAAATGCTGTTTTGGATG gaagtgatgctattCTTCTGGGTGCTGAGACTCTACGGGGTTTATACCCTGTTGAGACCATCTCTACTGTTGGCAAAATCTGTGCCGAG GCGGAAAAGGTTTTCAACCAGGACTTGTACTTCAAGAGAACAACTAAATATGTTGGAGAACCAATGACACATTTGGAATCCATTGCTTCATCTGCA GTACGGGCAGCAATCAAGGTGAAAGCTTCAGTAATTATTTGCTTTACATCGTCAGGAAGGGCTGCAAG ATTGATAGCCAAGTACAGGCCAACAATGCCAGTTCTCTCAGTTGTTGTCCCCCGTCTTAAGACAAATCAGCTGAAGTGGAGCTTCAGTGGAGCCTTTGAG GCAAGGCAATCTCTTATAGTCAGAGGTCTTTTCCCCATGCTTGCTGACCCCAGTCATCCT GCTGAGTCAACAAGTGCAACAAACGAGTCAGTTTTGAAGGTTGCCCTCGCACATGGAAAGACAGCCGGAGTCATAAAGTCACATGACCGAGTTGTTGTTTGCCAGAAAGTTGGCGATGCCTCAGTTGTCAAGATTATTGAGCTTGAAGATTAG